In Winkia neuii, a genomic segment contains:
- the whiA gene encoding DNA-binding protein WhiA: MSLTSDMKSELAKVELDTPAEKHAELAAMLRFAGGLHLVSRRIVIEAEVDSEEVMERTTGLLTELFNIDSQVIVVSGGGLRREGRYVIRVVAGAERLARLTGLIDRRGHPVRGLPASLVSGAKSEALAIWRAAFMARGSLTEPGRSSSLEITCPGPEAGLALTGCARRLGITSKTREVRGVDRVVIRDGDHIQKIAKMMGSVTTVATWQERREKREMRGSVNRLANFDDANLRRSARAAVASAARVEKAFEILGADIPDHLVEAGQLRVKYKGASLEELGQQADPPLTKDAVAGRIRRLLAMADKKAMELGIAGTESALTPEMLDG; this comes from the coding sequence ATGTCGTTGACCAGTGATATGAAATCTGAACTGGCAAAGGTAGAGCTCGACACTCCGGCAGAAAAGCATGCAGAACTGGCAGCGATGCTGCGTTTTGCAGGTGGCCTCCACCTAGTTTCGAGACGAATCGTGATCGAAGCTGAGGTAGATTCCGAAGAGGTAATGGAACGAACTACCGGACTGCTGACCGAACTGTTCAACATCGATTCGCAGGTGATCGTGGTGTCCGGGGGAGGGCTGCGTCGCGAGGGCCGGTACGTGATACGAGTTGTCGCCGGTGCGGAACGGTTAGCCCGCCTTACCGGACTCATTGATAGGCGAGGGCACCCGGTGCGCGGTCTGCCTGCTTCGCTAGTTTCCGGGGCAAAATCTGAAGCTTTGGCCATCTGGAGGGCTGCGTTTATGGCGCGTGGCTCTCTTACCGAGCCGGGCCGCTCCTCGTCGCTGGAAATCACCTGCCCCGGCCCAGAAGCTGGGCTTGCACTGACGGGTTGTGCCCGTCGCCTCGGAATTACCTCCAAGACACGGGAGGTGAGGGGCGTTGACCGTGTAGTTATTCGCGACGGCGACCATATCCAGAAGATTGCCAAGATGATGGGGTCGGTTACGACGGTTGCTACTTGGCAAGAGCGCCGCGAAAAGCGGGAAATGCGCGGATCGGTCAATAGGCTAGCCAATTTTGACGACGCTAACTTGAGGCGGTCCGCCAGAGCTGCCGTTGCGTCGGCGGCGAGGGTCGAGAAGGCATTCGAGATCCTAGGTGCCGACATTCCGGACCACCTAGTGGAGGCAGGTCAGCTAAGAGTGAAATATAAGGGAGCTTCACTGGAGGAGCTTGGGCAGCAGGCAGACCCGCCTCTTACGAAGGACGCGGTTGCGGGAAGAATCCGCCGTTTGCTTGCTATGGCAGACAAAAAGGCCATGGAGCTTGGCATCGCCGGAACTGAAAGTGCCCTTACACCAGAAATGCTAGACGGGTGA
- a CDS encoding gluconeogenesis factor YvcK family protein: protein MLYDEQGWARRGEHGPKVVAFGGGHGLSATLRALRHLSRQITAVVTVADDGGSSGRLRQELDVLPPGDLRMALSALCDDSEWGLTWRDALQHRFHTDGPLDNHAMGNLLITTLWDLLGDEVAGLDWVAKLLHCEGRVLPMAAAPLVIEAEVDFGGKIRTIVGQSKVAKTEGKIKSIRLTPNDPPVRPEVLQAIAEAEWIIMGPGSWYTSVLPHLMLPQIEHALAKSNAHKALVVNLAPDGTETSSMTIADHINVIREFSKDLTFDVVVIDPSTLEDYSAADQAAKELGAKILLRQVSLGPGKLPYHDPLRLAAALRDAFEGYFGDVGEKE, encoded by the coding sequence ATGCTATACGACGAGCAGGGCTGGGCCAGACGTGGTGAACATGGGCCAAAGGTTGTGGCGTTCGGCGGGGGACACGGACTCTCTGCCACATTGAGGGCGTTACGCCACCTTTCGCGCCAAATTACCGCAGTAGTCACAGTTGCCGATGACGGAGGATCTTCCGGTCGTCTAAGGCAAGAGCTGGATGTACTGCCTCCGGGGGATTTGCGAATGGCGCTCTCTGCGCTGTGCGACGACTCTGAGTGGGGCCTTACGTGGCGGGACGCGCTGCAACATCGTTTCCACACCGATGGGCCTTTAGATAATCACGCGATGGGGAACCTACTGATCACTACGCTGTGGGATCTCCTTGGAGACGAGGTCGCCGGCCTCGATTGGGTAGCGAAGCTACTTCACTGCGAGGGGCGCGTATTGCCCATGGCTGCTGCGCCCTTGGTTATTGAGGCCGAGGTCGATTTTGGCGGCAAGATTCGCACAATAGTGGGGCAGTCCAAAGTTGCTAAGACAGAGGGGAAGATCAAATCCATTCGTCTTACCCCTAACGATCCGCCGGTGCGTCCTGAGGTGCTCCAGGCGATTGCCGAGGCCGAATGGATCATCATGGGGCCCGGCTCCTGGTATACCTCGGTGTTGCCACACCTTATGCTGCCGCAAATTGAGCACGCCCTCGCCAAATCCAATGCGCACAAGGCACTAGTGGTAAATCTTGCTCCCGACGGCACGGAGACGTCTTCGATGACGATCGCCGATCATATAAATGTGATTCGGGAGTTTTCGAAGGACCTGACCTTTGATGTGGTAGTAATAGATCCGTCCACTCTCGAGGACTATTCAGCGGCGGATCAGGCCGCGAAGGAACTCGGGGCAAAAATACTTCTTCGGCAAGTATCGCTAGGGCCAGGAAAGCTTCCTTATCATGACCCGCTGCGTCTTGCCGCCGCGTTGCGGGACGCTTTCGAAGGATATTTCGGGGACGTCGGAGAAAAAGAATAA
- the rapZ gene encoding RNase adapter RapZ, giving the protein MEQEPNTNTVPAGIPELDEATQHRVPTVPEILIITGLSGAGRSRAAHALEDLDWYVVDNLPPQMLPAFAHMMTPEGGGVHRLAAVVDVRSGRFFQEFLSMLDTLTREGIQYQIVYLEASDQCLVRRYEQVRRPHPLQGDGRLLDGIQAERELLKGVRDRSDAVIDTSGLSVHDLARHMRDVIGGASEKPLNLTVMSFGFKHGIPLDADHVLDVRFLANPYWVNELRNLTGQDEAVAKYVLDQPGALAFADGYVDLMAPMLKGYLSELKPFVTIAIGCTGGRHRSVAIAEHVSQKFRDLGFPVKTLHRDMGRD; this is encoded by the coding sequence ATGGAGCAAGAACCGAATACCAATACAGTGCCTGCAGGAATTCCCGAATTAGATGAAGCCACCCAGCACCGAGTGCCAACTGTTCCCGAGATTCTGATCATCACCGGCCTATCCGGGGCTGGGCGTTCCAGGGCAGCCCATGCTCTAGAGGATCTGGATTGGTACGTGGTGGATAATTTGCCGCCACAGATGCTTCCCGCGTTCGCGCACATGATGACTCCCGAGGGCGGCGGCGTGCACCGCTTGGCCGCTGTAGTGGATGTGCGTTCCGGGCGCTTCTTCCAAGAGTTCTTGTCGATGCTTGACACGCTAACCCGCGAGGGGATCCAGTACCAGATTGTGTACTTGGAAGCTTCCGACCAATGTTTGGTGCGTCGCTACGAGCAGGTCCGCCGTCCTCACCCGTTGCAGGGCGATGGGCGATTGTTGGACGGGATCCAGGCCGAGCGAGAACTGCTTAAGGGAGTGCGGGATCGCTCCGATGCGGTGATCGATACTTCTGGCCTGTCGGTGCATGACTTGGCGCGCCATATGCGAGACGTGATCGGGGGCGCAAGCGAAAAGCCGCTGAACCTTACCGTAATGTCCTTCGGCTTCAAGCACGGAATTCCGCTGGACGCAGACCATGTGTTGGATGTTCGGTTCTTGGCGAATCCGTACTGGGTCAACGAGCTGCGAAATCTGACCGGTCAGGACGAAGCGGTGGCGAAGTACGTATTGGATCAGCCCGGGGCACTAGCTTTCGCAGATGGTTATGTGGACCTTATGGCCCCCATGCTGAAGGGATACCTGTCAGAACTAAAGCCGTTCGTGACCATTGCCATTGGCTGTACCGGTGGCCGCCACCGGTCCGTGGCAATTGCGGAGCATGTCTCGCAAAAGTTCCGTGACCTGGGCTTCCCTGTGAAAACTCTGCACCGAGACATGGGGCGTGATTAG
- the uvrC gene encoding excinuclease ABC subunit UvrC, translated as MADPASYRPSPGEIPTDPGVYRFMDKSGRVLYVGKAKNLRARLANYFQNPAALNPRIAQMVNTACSVRWVVVGSEVESLSLEYAWIKEFEPRYNVMYRDDKSYPYLAVTMSEKYPRVLVTRAKHKKGDRYFGPYTKVWAIRETLELLQRPFPVRTCSNGVFNRAKAQGRPCLLGYIDRCSAPCVGRISEADHRQLATSLCEFMAGKTGPIIRDLTRQMKEAAQKQEYERAASIRDTLKAATTVLEKNTVVLPDGTDADVFGLATSELVASVSVFMVRGGRIRGERGWVVERAYQESDEELVEKLLEQVYGEYTPADTPKRRDESKSVDDRVHTPTSAMPREIWVPALPLDTPTMTEWLSQKRGGPVRLRQLQRGDKKALAETVEKNAKDELRLHLLRRSGDLTERSKALEELADALDLDTAPLRIEGFDISHISGTNQVASMVVFEDGAPRKSAYRHFAIRGEDGNGAADDTAAMSEVLTRRLRRLQAEEKGIAGEDEEGVPFEVGPVDGQGAPRRFSYRPDLLVVDGGLPQVNAAAAVVEQMGADIPVVGLAKRLEEIWIPGEDLPVILPRTSAALFMLQYLRDESHRFAITYHRKKRGKAMTRSVMDKVDGLGPARQKALLKHFGSVAKIRQASAEELAKVSGIGPALASKIHEELAT; from the coding sequence GTGGCAGATCCAGCATCGTACCGTCCATCGCCCGGCGAGATTCCGACTGATCCGGGCGTCTACCGGTTCATGGACAAAAGCGGCCGCGTGCTGTATGTGGGGAAAGCCAAAAACCTGCGAGCGCGCCTGGCAAATTATTTCCAGAACCCGGCGGCTCTGAATCCCCGCATTGCGCAGATGGTGAACACCGCTTGCTCGGTGCGGTGGGTTGTAGTGGGCTCTGAAGTCGAATCTCTCTCGCTCGAGTATGCCTGGATAAAGGAATTTGAACCCCGCTACAACGTCATGTACCGGGACGATAAGTCCTATCCATATCTTGCGGTAACGATGAGCGAAAAGTACCCGCGAGTGCTGGTAACCCGTGCCAAGCATAAAAAGGGGGACCGCTATTTTGGCCCCTACACGAAGGTGTGGGCCATCCGTGAGACTTTGGAACTGCTACAACGACCGTTCCCGGTTCGTACTTGTTCTAACGGTGTTTTCAACCGGGCGAAGGCGCAGGGGCGTCCCTGCCTATTGGGGTACATAGACCGGTGCTCGGCTCCCTGCGTGGGCAGGATAAGCGAAGCGGACCACCGGCAGCTAGCAACGTCGTTGTGCGAATTCATGGCGGGCAAGACCGGCCCCATCATCCGCGACTTGACCAGGCAGATGAAGGAGGCTGCGCAAAAGCAGGAATATGAGCGGGCGGCCTCTATTAGGGACACGCTAAAAGCGGCAACGACGGTACTTGAGAAGAATACGGTTGTGCTACCGGATGGTACCGATGCGGACGTCTTCGGCCTGGCCACCTCTGAATTGGTTGCCTCGGTTTCTGTGTTTATGGTGCGCGGCGGGCGCATCCGCGGTGAACGCGGGTGGGTCGTAGAACGCGCCTATCAGGAAAGCGATGAAGAATTAGTTGAAAAGCTGCTTGAGCAGGTCTATGGCGAATACACGCCCGCAGATACCCCGAAGCGCCGCGACGAGTCTAAGAGCGTGGACGATCGGGTGCACACGCCTACCTCGGCGATGCCGCGAGAGATCTGGGTCCCGGCACTTCCCTTAGACACCCCAACGATGACCGAGTGGCTAAGTCAAAAGAGAGGCGGGCCGGTTCGCTTGCGGCAGCTTCAGCGCGGCGACAAGAAGGCTCTTGCAGAAACTGTTGAAAAGAATGCGAAAGATGAGCTGCGTCTTCACCTGTTGCGGCGCTCTGGCGATCTGACTGAACGCTCCAAAGCGCTGGAAGAGCTAGCAGATGCATTAGACCTGGATACAGCGCCCCTTCGTATTGAAGGCTTCGATATTTCGCATATTTCAGGCACAAATCAAGTTGCGTCGATGGTGGTCTTCGAGGACGGCGCGCCGCGCAAGTCTGCCTATCGCCATTTTGCAATTAGAGGCGAGGACGGCAACGGGGCTGCCGATGACACCGCTGCTATGAGCGAGGTACTAACTAGGCGGCTGCGTCGCCTCCAGGCAGAAGAGAAGGGGATTGCTGGCGAGGACGAAGAAGGCGTTCCTTTTGAGGTAGGCCCAGTTGACGGGCAGGGAGCTCCCAGGCGCTTTAGCTATCGCCCCGATCTGCTAGTGGTCGACGGCGGTCTGCCGCAGGTAAATGCTGCTGCCGCGGTGGTGGAGCAAATGGGGGCCGATATTCCGGTAGTGGGGTTGGCGAAGCGCCTGGAGGAGATCTGGATTCCCGGCGAGGACTTGCCAGTTATTTTGCCGCGCACCTCAGCCGCCCTCTTCATGTTGCAGTATCTGCGCGACGAGTCCCACCGTTTTGCCATTACCTATCACCGCAAGAAGCGCGGCAAGGCCATGACCCGATCTGTTATGGACAAAGTCGACGGCCTGGGGCCGGCGCGTCAAAAAGCGCTGCTGAAGCACTTTGGTTCGGTGGCAAAGATTCGGCAGGCTAGTGCCGAAGAGCTGGCGAAGGTGAGCGGAATAGGCCCAGCGCTTGCGAGCAAAATTCATGAAGAGTTAGCAACATGA
- a CDS encoding L,D-transpeptidase family protein — protein sequence MSTQNPDYETSYVGIQPTDAGSSSPKKPSSKKKWIIIGAIVAALLLVAAAIVGYSIYFKDKAVPGATVAGKSVTGMTASQVAEKVQKESASAAVRISGDATKSASLSDLGYKVDAKKAATEALAPSQGFLSRLAGLFNPPSVTPTYSSTAGKVSAYAASLLGGAENTPVNAKVVLSEDGSAFQLKSGKPGRGINPDQLADAAQKAAKTLSSQDVHVKAVQSEPAITDQKAKAFLDKANKLVELPFTITYDSESYQPSAEKKRAWVDFGENGAGKQTAPKMNNDRVLEWVNKLAGQVSKDPQNGLKNVDSSGKTLATVREPEDGYAIDNAPALAKAGTQALNSNKEYTGKFTSKPKKAEWETRTIARGAEKLAYPATEGEKWIDINLSNHTISAYQGAQMLRGPEPMVDGMPGYETIQGTFQIQRKYRFDDMRGEDYFTPDVPFAMYFSGGYAIHGTPWRGSFGYAGPSGSHGCVNLPVSLAGWYYEWAPVGTTTVVHY from the coding sequence ATGAGTACCCAGAATCCCGATTATGAGACGTCTTACGTAGGTATCCAGCCGACAGACGCCGGTTCAAGCAGCCCTAAGAAGCCCTCTTCCAAAAAGAAGTGGATAATTATCGGCGCCATTGTCGCAGCGCTACTTTTAGTTGCCGCAGCAATCGTTGGCTATTCAATTTACTTTAAGGACAAGGCAGTGCCGGGTGCTACCGTCGCGGGCAAGTCCGTCACGGGCATGACTGCCTCGCAGGTTGCCGAAAAAGTCCAAAAAGAATCGGCCTCGGCTGCAGTTAGAATCTCGGGCGATGCTACTAAGTCTGCCTCTCTTTCAGACCTCGGTTACAAGGTTGATGCCAAGAAGGCAGCCACTGAGGCACTCGCGCCCTCGCAGGGCTTCCTTTCGCGGCTGGCAGGACTGTTCAATCCCCCCTCGGTAACTCCGACGTACTCCAGTACTGCAGGTAAGGTTTCTGCTTATGCAGCCTCACTGCTCGGGGGCGCAGAGAATACTCCGGTCAATGCCAAGGTGGTTCTTTCCGAGGACGGGTCTGCTTTTCAGCTCAAATCTGGTAAGCCTGGCCGTGGTATAAACCCGGATCAGCTAGCTGATGCTGCGCAGAAGGCAGCGAAGACTCTCTCCAGCCAGGATGTACACGTAAAGGCCGTTCAATCCGAGCCTGCCATTACTGACCAAAAGGCAAAGGCCTTCCTGGACAAGGCCAACAAGTTGGTAGAGCTTCCGTTCACTATCACCTATGACTCTGAGAGCTACCAGCCGAGCGCTGAAAAGAAGCGCGCCTGGGTGGATTTCGGGGAAAATGGTGCGGGCAAGCAAACTGCCCCCAAGATGAACAATGACCGGGTGTTGGAGTGGGTAAATAAGCTTGCCGGCCAGGTTAGCAAAGACCCGCAGAACGGGCTGAAGAACGTCGATTCGTCCGGCAAGACCCTAGCGACCGTACGCGAGCCCGAGGACGGCTACGCAATCGACAATGCGCCTGCCTTGGCTAAGGCTGGAACTCAGGCGTTGAACTCCAACAAGGAGTACACCGGCAAGTTCACTTCCAAGCCGAAGAAGGCAGAATGGGAAACTCGCACTATCGCGCGGGGCGCGGAAAAGCTTGCTTATCCCGCCACTGAGGGCGAAAAGTGGATCGACATAAATCTGTCTAACCACACCATCTCCGCCTACCAGGGGGCGCAGATGCTACGCGGCCCTGAACCTATGGTCGATGGCATGCCCGGGTACGAAACTATCCAGGGCACCTTCCAAATTCAGCGTAAATACCGCTTTGACGACATGCGTGGCGAGGATTACTTCACCCCGGATGTCCCCTTCGCGATGTATTTCTCCGGCGGCTATGCGATTCACGGCACTCCTTGGAGGGGCAGCTTCGGGTACGCGGGCCCGTCCGGCTCACATGGCTGCGTAAATCTTCCTGTCTCGTTGGCAGGCTGGTATTACGAGTGGGCACCAGTAGGAACTACAACCGTAGTGCACTATTAG
- the glnA gene encoding type I glutamate--ammonia ligase has product MFQSKEEAVEFIDKEGVEFVDVRFCDLPGVSQHFTIPASEFKDAALTDGLMFDGSSIRGFVAINESDMKLIPDVSTAFIDPFRKAKTLVVNFSIVDPFTDDPFSRDPRQVAAKAEAYLKSTGIADTCFIGAEAEFYLFDSVRFQTRRENTFYQIDSVEGEWRMGAEEDGHNDGYKIDLKGGYFPVPPTDHFADLRDTMSRLLSQVGLKLERAHHEVGTGGQQEINYRFNSLQAAADDLMKFKYVIKNAAIEDGRTATFMPKPLFGDNGSGMHTHLSLWKNGEPLFYDERGYGALSDMARYFIGGLLAHAPALLAFTNPSINSYRRLVPGFEAPINLVYSARNRSACIRIPVTGTSPKAKRVEYRVPDPSANPYLSFAASLMAGLDGIRNRIEPPEPVDKDLYELPPAEYADIQKLPASLEEALQALRDDSDFLTEGDVFTQDLIDTWIEYKTENEIAPMRAYPHPYEFQLYYGL; this is encoded by the coding sequence ATGTTCCAGTCCAAGGAAGAGGCTGTCGAGTTCATAGATAAGGAAGGGGTCGAGTTCGTCGACGTTCGCTTTTGCGATCTGCCTGGCGTATCCCAACACTTCACCATTCCAGCTAGCGAATTCAAAGATGCGGCTCTAACCGATGGGCTTATGTTTGACGGTTCTTCTATTCGTGGCTTCGTTGCTATCAACGAGTCCGATATGAAGCTAATTCCAGATGTAAGCACTGCTTTTATCGATCCGTTCCGCAAAGCCAAAACCCTGGTCGTTAATTTTTCGATTGTTGACCCGTTCACAGACGATCCTTTCTCCCGCGATCCGCGTCAGGTGGCCGCAAAGGCCGAGGCTTATTTGAAATCCACCGGCATTGCCGACACTTGCTTCATTGGCGCCGAGGCGGAGTTCTACCTGTTCGACTCGGTACGTTTCCAGACGCGCCGCGAAAATACCTTCTACCAGATTGATTCTGTTGAGGGCGAATGGCGTATGGGCGCCGAAGAAGATGGCCACAACGATGGGTACAAGATAGATCTAAAGGGCGGGTATTTCCCCGTTCCTCCTACCGACCACTTTGCTGATCTTCGCGACACTATGTCTAGGTTGCTGAGCCAGGTTGGGTTGAAACTTGAGCGCGCCCATCACGAAGTTGGTACCGGCGGCCAACAAGAGATCAACTACCGGTTCAACTCGCTGCAGGCGGCTGCAGACGACCTGATGAAGTTCAAGTACGTCATCAAGAATGCTGCTATCGAAGATGGCCGCACCGCGACCTTTATGCCCAAGCCCTTGTTTGGCGACAACGGTTCTGGCATGCACACCCACCTGTCGCTGTGGAAGAACGGCGAGCCCTTGTTCTACGATGAGCGCGGTTACGGCGCCCTGTCTGACATGGCTCGCTATTTCATTGGCGGCTTGCTGGCTCACGCTCCGGCGCTGCTGGCCTTTACGAACCCATCTATCAACTCTTATCGTCGCCTGGTGCCCGGCTTCGAAGCACCGATTAACCTGGTCTACTCTGCTCGGAACAGGTCGGCTTGCATTCGCATTCCGGTCACCGGCACTTCCCCGAAGGCCAAGCGCGTGGAATACCGCGTGCCGGATCCCTCGGCAAACCCGTACCTATCCTTCGCGGCTTCGCTGATGGCAGGCTTGGATGGCATCCGCAACCGCATTGAGCCTCCGGAACCGGTGGACAAGGACCTGTACGAGCTGCCACCTGCAGAGTACGCAGACATCCAGAAGCTGCCTGCTTCGTTGGAGGAAGCCCTGCAGGCGCTCCGCGACGATTCGGACTTCCTCACCGAGGGCGACGTGTTCACTCAGGACCTGATCGACACTTGGATTGAGTACAAGACCGAAAACGAGATCGCTCCGATGAGGGCGTACCCGCACCCCTACGAATTCCAGCTGTACTACGGTCTGTGA
- a CDS encoding methylated-DNA--[protein]-cysteine S-methyltransferase: protein MTYSHLLPTRYTIIETAIGDMTICAAGELLNGAWFVGQRHYPDKARLGIVAKPLDPVLTPAADQIKDYLDGRRQDFSLCYELKGDKLALRVWKYLETIPRGSVRTYGQIAAALGNRFLARAVGSAVSKNPLSVIVPCHRVIGADGNLGGYAGGVERKRYLLDLEGAEYSGSARLFNELGPGAKPGPSYLLLDHRP, encoded by the coding sequence ATGACATACTCACACCTGCTTCCGACTCGTTACACGATCATCGAAACCGCTATCGGTGACATGACTATCTGTGCTGCAGGTGAGCTTCTAAACGGGGCCTGGTTCGTAGGACAGCGCCACTACCCGGATAAAGCCAGATTAGGGATTGTAGCTAAGCCCCTAGATCCTGTTCTGACTCCGGCGGCAGACCAGATAAAGGACTACCTGGACGGAAGACGACAAGACTTCTCTTTATGCTATGAGCTAAAGGGCGACAAATTGGCTCTCCGGGTTTGGAAATATCTGGAAACTATTCCGCGTGGAAGCGTGCGGACTTATGGGCAAATTGCAGCTGCCCTTGGAAACCGGTTCCTAGCTAGGGCAGTGGGAAGTGCTGTAAGCAAGAATCCGCTCTCTGTGATTGTTCCTTGCCATCGGGTTATCGGGGCCGACGGTAATCTTGGCGGCTATGCCGGGGGAGTAGAACGGAAGCGCTACCTCCTGGATCTAGAAGGTGCCGAGTATTCAGGCAGTGCCAGACTCTTTAACGAGCTTGGGCCCGGCGCGAAGCCGGGCCCAAGCTATCTGCTACTAGATCACAGACCGTAG
- a CDS encoding AMP-dependent synthetase/ligase, translated as MPLLRRRPKKEYLAAGTIPGIIEKRASLYPSEVAVELRNQIGTQWQKITADALRDQIHVVARGLIAYGLEPGDSVAIFGATSYEWTVLDFAAQSIGCVVVPVYESDSNEQISWIIEDSDIKFVVTDTSIQARVIDSLVRDRPTVLGVLAHDSDAMVQIIERSEEVGEDVLTKRLEALKPEDVATIIYTSGTTGRPKGVELTHANFMKQIEVAQQMLPQAIVHQDTRVLLFLPVAHVLARFINFTSLAGHGVIGHSSSIKNLLGDMTTFRPTSLLVVPRVLEKVYNAADAKAGSGMKLKMFRWAAHTLETYAKQEEEDTLTASTRAAATVARRLLAKIPELLGGNLRVVVSGGAPLSPTLSYFFQGLGIEVLEGYGTTEMGGPLTVCMPETNKTGSVGAPLLCNQVRLSDDGELEAKGPGIMRGYRNNPEATKEAFTADGWYKSGDLASIDEKGRVTITGRKKEIIVTAGGKNVSPAVLEDRLRGHPLISQVVVVGDQRNFISALITLDSEMLPGWLENHGLTHMEVVEAAKDKDVLASLDRAVKRANKAVSRAESIRKFTVLPTDFTEENGLLTPSLKVKRAKVLARFADVIDKMYEGAKRG; from the coding sequence ATGCCGCTGTTGCGTCGCCGCCCTAAGAAGGAATACCTGGCCGCCGGAACTATCCCCGGAATTATCGAGAAACGGGCCAGCCTTTACCCTTCGGAAGTAGCTGTAGAGCTACGCAATCAGATCGGTACGCAGTGGCAGAAGATCACTGCTGACGCACTGCGCGACCAGATTCACGTCGTTGCTCGAGGACTCATTGCCTACGGGCTAGAGCCCGGCGATTCCGTGGCTATTTTTGGGGCCACCTCCTATGAATGGACCGTCCTCGATTTTGCCGCCCAGTCCATCGGCTGCGTCGTCGTACCGGTCTACGAGTCTGATTCCAACGAGCAGATCAGTTGGATCATCGAGGATTCTGACATCAAATTTGTCGTAACCGACACTTCGATCCAAGCCAGGGTTATCGATTCGCTGGTGCGCGATCGTCCCACGGTGCTCGGAGTGCTCGCCCATGACTCGGATGCCATGGTACAGATCATTGAGCGTTCTGAAGAGGTCGGCGAAGACGTCCTCACGAAGCGGCTAGAGGCCCTAAAGCCCGAGGACGTGGCTACGATTATCTACACCTCTGGCACCACCGGCCGCCCTAAAGGTGTCGAGCTCACGCATGCGAACTTCATGAAGCAGATTGAGGTAGCTCAGCAGATGCTACCCCAGGCGATCGTGCACCAAGATACTCGAGTACTGCTGTTCTTGCCGGTAGCGCACGTACTTGCCCGCTTTATCAACTTCACCTCGCTTGCGGGACATGGGGTGATTGGACATTCCTCTTCTATCAAGAACCTGTTGGGCGACATGACGACGTTCCGCCCCACCTCCCTACTGGTGGTCCCCAGGGTTCTAGAGAAGGTCTACAACGCTGCCGATGCGAAGGCGGGCAGCGGTATGAAGCTCAAGATGTTCCGCTGGGCTGCGCATACCTTGGAAACTTACGCCAAGCAGGAAGAAGAAGATACGCTCACTGCTTCCACGAGGGCGGCAGCTACTGTCGCCCGGCGGCTGCTGGCAAAGATTCCGGAGCTGTTGGGCGGAAACTTGCGAGTGGTCGTCTCGGGTGGGGCTCCCCTCTCGCCCACACTTTCCTACTTCTTCCAAGGACTCGGAATCGAGGTATTGGAAGGCTACGGCACCACCGAGATGGGTGGCCCGCTCACTGTTTGTATGCCGGAGACTAATAAGACCGGTTCGGTTGGCGCTCCCCTGCTATGTAACCAGGTGCGGCTCTCTGACGACGGCGAACTGGAAGCCAAAGGCCCGGGCATCATGCGTGGCTATCGCAATAATCCCGAAGCCACCAAAGAAGCCTTCACTGCCGATGGTTGGTACAAATCTGGCGACCTAGCTTCCATTGACGAAAAGGGACGGGTCACTATTACCGGCCGTAAGAAGGAAATCATTGTCACCGCTGGCGGCAAGAACGTGTCCCCTGCCGTGCTAGAGGATCGCCTGCGCGGACACCCGCTAATCTCCCAGGTAGTAGTGGTTGGCGACCAGCGCAATTTCATCTCGGCGCTGATCACCTTGGATTCGGAAATGCTGCCTGGTTGGCTCGAAAATCATGGGCTCACCCATATGGAGGTTGTCGAGGCCGCCAAGGATAAGGATGTGCTGGCTTCATTGGATCGTGCTGTAAAACGCGCCAACAAGGCCGTCTCCAGGGCGGAATCAATCCGTAAATTCACGGTGCTGCCCACTGATTTCACAGAAGAGAACGGATTGTTGACCCCGTCGCTAAAGGTGAAGAGGGCGAAAGTGTTAGCCCGGTTCGCAGACGTCATCGACAAGATGTACGAGGGCGCAAAGCGGGGCTAA